The Astyanax mexicanus isolate ESR-SI-001 chromosome 14, AstMex3_surface, whole genome shotgun sequence genome window below encodes:
- the chrm3a gene encoding muscarinic acetylcholine receptor M3 translates to MMDSNSAEPGQYVPSSTLGPPLYHPQSSAWPLLQSTDDSNTSFLQGALNLSAVYGINGSDPKIESRTYDPLGGHSLWQVILIVLFTGLLSLITIIGNILVMVSFKVNRQLKTVNNYFLLSLAFADLIIGVISMNLYTAYIVMGQWAMGNWACDLWLAIDYVASNASVMNLLVISFDRYFSITRPLTYRAKRTTKRAGAMIGLAWLVSLMLWAPAILFWQYFVGERTVPPDKCYIQFLSEPIITFCTAMAAFYLPVTIMSVLYWRIYKETENRSRELAGLQGSGGRLGVPERPHFHLHATRGSSRSCSSFELGRSAQRRSSLLTGRFRCWKWRPGGAGAVGTHSKGEDQSSCDSWNNNDAGLSADHSGSSDEEENAPSAARAIFSIVLNLPGMRAAVTSQVTSCEDLDAASEEDPLRGSREDDKSDSLSRSVSNGNKRFATNIAKVQSMPAIEASTTSIDPAAATAMKSPSAPITFKEAALAKRFAARARTQITKRKRMSLIKEKKAAQTLSAILFAFIITWTPYNIMVLVNTFCNGCIPESLWALGYWLCYVNSTVNPMCYALCNKTFRRTFKMILLCRWNEQKSKQSFLQRQSVRFHRSIPRDST, encoded by the coding sequence ATGATGGACTCCAACAGTGCAGAGCCTGGCCAATATGTGCCCTCCAGCACCCTGGGACCACCACTTTACCACCCACAGTCCTCTGCATGGCCACTGCTTCAGAGCACGGATGACTCCAACACCTCTTTCCTGCAGGGTGCTCTGAACCTCAGTGCTGTTTACGGAATCAACGGAAGCGATCCCAAAATCGAAAGCCGCACGTATGACCCTTTGGGCGGTCACTCGCTATGGCAGGTCATCCTCATCGTCCTCTTCACTGGACTGCTCTCGCTTATCACCATCATTGGCAACATTCTGGTCATGGTGTCTTTTAAGGTCAACCGGCAGCTCAAAACTGTCAATAACTACTTCCTGCTCAGTCTGGCCTTCGCCGACCTCATCATCGGGGTCATATCCATGAACCTGTACACAGCCTATATAGTGATGGGGCAGTGGGCCATGGGCAACTGGGCGTGTGATCTCTGGCTAGCTATAGACTATGTGGCCAGTAATGCGTCCGTCATGAACTTGCTGGTGATCAGCTTCGATCGGTACTTTTCCATCACACGGCCGCTGACGTACCGTGCCAAACGCACCACCAAGCGGGCGGGGGCGATGATCGGACTGGCTTGGCTCGTGTCGCTGATGCTCTGGGCGCCGGCAATCTTGTTTTGGCAGTACTTTGTCGGGGAGAGGACGGTTCCGCCCGATAAGTGCTATATCCAATTCCTGTCAGAGCCGATTATTACCTTCTGTACAGCAATGGCAGCCTTTTACCTGCCTGTAACTATTATGAGTGTGCTGTACTGGAGGATTTATAAAGAGACTGAGAATCGTTCCCGAGAGCTGGCAGGTCTTCAAGGCTCAGGAGGACGACTAGGAGTTCCAGAGAGACCGCATTTCCACCTTCATGCCACGAGAGGAAGCTCTAGGAGCTGCAGCAGTTTCGAGCTGGGACGTTCCGCCCAGAGACGCAGTTCCTTGCTCACTGGCCGCTTCCGCTGTTGGAAGTGGAGGCCTGGTGGAGCAGGGGCGGTTGGAACCCACAGCAAGGGAGAGGACCAGAGCAGCTGTGACAGCTGGAACAACAACGATGCGGGACTTTCCGCCGATCATTCTGGCTCCTCCGACGAGGAAGAAAATGCACCGTCAGCTGCCCGTGCCATCTTCTCAATCGTCCTCAACTTGCCTGGCATGAGAGCCGCCGTGACTTCCCAGGTCACCTCCTGTGAAGACTTGGACGCCGCTTCTGAAGAAGACCCGCTTCGAGGAAGCAGAGAGGATGACAAGAGCGATAGTCTTTCCCGCTCGGTCAGCAACGGCAACAAGCGCTTCGCCACCAACATCGCCAAAGTGCAGTCCATGCCTGCCATCGAGGCTTCAACCACTAGCATAGACCCAGCCGCCGCCACCGCCATGAAATCCCCGTCCGCGCCTATAACTTTCAAAGAGGCGGCACTCGCAAAGCGCTTCGCTGCTCGGGCGCGGACGCAGATCACCAAAAGGAAGCGCATGTCGCTGATTAAAGAGAAGAAAGCTGCCCAGACGCTTAGCGCCATCCTCTTCGCTTTCATCATCACATGGACGCCTTACAACATCATGGTGCTTGTGAACACTTTCTGCAATGGCTGCATTCCAGAGTCCCTGTGGGCCCTTGGGTACTGGCTGTGCTATGTGAACAGCACCGTCAACCCAATGTGTTACGCACTGTGCAACAAGACCTTCCGGCGCACATTCAAGATGATCCTGCTTTGCCGCTGGAATGAGCAAAAGAGCAAGCAAAGCTTTCTCCAGAGACAGTCAGTTCGCTTCCACAGGAGCATACCAAGAGACTCCACATAG